From a single Streptomyces liliifuscus genomic region:
- a CDS encoding SDR family oxidoreductase, producing the protein MPFSDYNTALVTGASTGIGAVVVERLAKQGLEVHAVARNAERLDDLARRTGCTPHAVDITDTAALTEMLRGIEVDVLVNNAGVSRTGNILSADEFAVDEQIAVNLQAVLHLVRLVMPGMVERDLGHIVNISSIAGVYNFGGNTVYHATKAAVHTLSRQLRVDGYGRRIRVTEICPGRVETEIFGRLLGDMEEAQKQFYDGYESLKPEDIADAIEFAVDSPRHVNIGHIEILPTFQVPGGLNFERRTD; encoded by the coding sequence ATGCCCTTTTCCGACTACAACACCGCCCTGGTGACAGGAGCCTCGACCGGAATCGGAGCGGTGGTCGTCGAGCGGCTGGCCAAGCAGGGGCTCGAAGTCCACGCCGTCGCCCGTAACGCCGAGCGGCTCGACGACCTCGCCCGGCGTACGGGCTGCACCCCGCACGCCGTCGACATCACCGACACCGCCGCCCTCACCGAGATGCTGCGGGGCATCGAGGTCGACGTCCTGGTCAACAACGCCGGGGTCTCCCGCACCGGGAACATCCTCTCCGCCGACGAGTTCGCCGTGGACGAGCAGATCGCGGTCAACCTCCAGGCCGTACTGCACCTCGTACGCCTGGTCATGCCCGGGATGGTCGAGCGCGATCTCGGGCACATCGTCAACATCAGTTCGATCGCCGGCGTCTACAACTTCGGTGGGAACACCGTCTACCACGCCACCAAGGCGGCCGTGCACACCCTCTCCCGGCAGTTGCGCGTCGACGGTTACGGCCGCCGGATCCGCGTGACCGAGATCTGCCCCGGCCGGGTGGAGACGGAGATCTTCGGACGGCTTCTCGGCGACATGGAGGAGGCCCAGAAGCAGTTCTACGACGGCTACGAGTCGCTCAAGCCGGAGGACATCGCGGACGCCATCGAGTTCGCCGTCGACTCGCCGCGCCATGTGAACATCGGCCACATCGAGATCCTGCCGACGTTCCAGGTGCCAGGTGGCCTGAACTTCGAGAGGCGGACCGACTGA
- a CDS encoding aspartate transaminase: protein MTTSTTAATALRVQRIKPSPSTAAAQRVRELKAQGLAILDLTVGEPDFDTPEHVKAAAFEAIRRGDTKYTPVNGTPQLRAAIAQKLEQRHGLSYSADRIAVGGGAKQVIFLALMASLDTGDEVIVPAPYWVSYPDMVLANDGTPVVVPCPEAEGFKLTPRRLESAITDRTRWVILNAPGNPTGAAYTADELRALADVLLAHPHVQVLTDEIYDEIWYEPGRVPSLAGVEPRLTERVFLTNGVSKTYAMTGWRIGYGAGPAWLVAAVNTLQSQISSCPSSISQAAAAAALTGDQDFVRDCVAVYRGRRDVTVKLVEDIPGLSCTPPSGGFYAFVNCTGVLGKATPAGEVIGSDEDFARYLLESQQVAAIHGAAYGSPGYFRISFATSTDVLTEACERIGRACADLSPADPSAAPS, encoded by the coding sequence ATGACGACGTCCACAACTGCCGCCACCGCCCTGCGCGTTCAGCGCATCAAGCCCTCGCCGAGCACCGCGGCCGCCCAGCGCGTCCGCGAGCTGAAGGCACAGGGACTGGCCATCCTCGACCTGACCGTCGGCGAGCCCGACTTCGACACCCCCGAACATGTGAAGGCCGCCGCGTTCGAGGCGATCCGGCGGGGCGACACCAAGTACACGCCGGTCAACGGCACCCCCCAACTGCGGGCAGCCATCGCCCAGAAGCTGGAGCAGCGGCACGGGCTGAGCTACTCGGCCGACCGGATCGCGGTGGGCGGAGGGGCGAAGCAGGTCATCTTCCTCGCGCTGATGGCATCGCTGGACACGGGCGACGAGGTGATCGTCCCCGCTCCGTACTGGGTGTCGTATCCCGACATGGTCCTCGCCAACGACGGCACACCGGTCGTCGTGCCCTGCCCGGAGGCGGAGGGCTTCAAGCTGACTCCGCGGCGGCTGGAGTCGGCGATCACCGACCGGACCCGCTGGGTGATCCTCAACGCCCCGGGCAACCCCACGGGAGCCGCGTACACGGCCGACGAACTCCGCGCCCTGGCCGACGTGTTGCTCGCCCACCCGCACGTCCAGGTGCTGACCGACGAGATCTACGACGAGATCTGGTACGAGCCCGGCCGCGTCCCCAGCCTCGCCGGCGTCGAACCTCGCCTGACCGAGCGGGTGTTCCTCACCAACGGTGTCTCCAAGACGTACGCGATGACCGGCTGGCGGATCGGCTACGGCGCCGGCCCCGCCTGGCTGGTCGCGGCCGTCAACACCCTGCAGTCGCAGATCTCGTCCTGCCCGTCGTCGATCAGCCAGGCCGCGGCGGCCGCCGCCCTCACCGGCGACCAGGACTTCGTACGGGACTGTGTGGCCGTCTACCGCGGCCGCCGCGATGTGACCGTGAAGCTGGTCGAGGACATCCCCGGTCTGTCCTGCACTCCGCCCAGCGGCGGCTTCTACGCCTTCGTGAACTGCACGGGCGTACTGGGGAAGGCGACTCCCGCGGGCGAAGTGATCGGCTCGGACGAGGACTTCGCCCGCTACCTGCTGGAGTCGCAGCAGGTGGCGGCCATCCACGGTGCCGCGTACGGATCACCTGGCTACTTCCGGATCTCCTTCGCGACCTCCACCGACGTACTCACCGAGGCCTGCGAGCGCATCGGCCGCGCCTGCGCGGACCTGTCCCCGGCCGACCCCTCGGCCGCGCCCTCCTGA